In Citrus sinensis cultivar Valencia sweet orange chromosome 3, DVS_A1.0, whole genome shotgun sequence, the sequence GTTTGACCCCGAAAGTTTAGGTACAAgtcaatattatattaattagtaattagagtttaactattaagttaaCTAAAGCCTTCCCTTCCTATTTGGATTAGATTATGttaattatcaataaaattaagaaaaaaaaggaaagaaaatttattagaatatGTCAGTTGTGCAACTTACGGGTAGcttacgttttttttttctttttctttttctttttctttttcttttgggattaagTTCTTAGTTCATTAAGAAGAATCTGGTTATTAgacatataattattattgataattgatGAATTTGACTAAAATGTTCCACAGGGAAGAGACAagatatacttttttttagcCACTTAAATTACAAGTTTCCATGTATCTAGGAAACATACCTGGCTTCATATGTTTTTGAGCTGGCTTCAATCaattctcttttttaattttcaattagaaaatgaaCATTGGATCTATCTAATAGCTAGCCTTCAATCCTACCATCGCACACGCGGCAAACCTAAAGATGATAAGGCAAGCACATTGGTTGAGCAACACACAAATGATTAACTTTCATCcgccttttttttcttttttttttccccgcTATCCCAACgtatgataaaatataaaaatttatatatttttttccaataacCCAGGGGTGGAGATAGCATATTCATTGATTGAGAGGGTTTATTCaaccataataataaaaaaacaatttcaaacaataataaatatataaatttgaaagatttatcATAATTCAACGTatgtttacaatattaatgaGTTTGTGggccatttaaattaaattaatgttgataTTTATGGGTTATATTCAAGTTTGCAAaatgttatattaatttacttgttttgccttctatttacaagtcttatgtttcatttatattttttgtttttgttttacaattaatgttaatttaccatttttattttatatctgtaaatttttattttacttatcaATAATACACCAATTTACCACttctatattaatttacttgttttaccttccatttacaagtcttatatttcatttacttaatttatgttttattatatatttgatgttgatttacaagtttatgCTATCTCTACATgttgttgttttgtttaccaatgatacatcaatttactattcgtactttattttacttgttttactttCCATTTACGAGTCCTATGCtacatttacataatttatattttattttacacttaatgttgataattattaatttttgttttgtttaccaataatacataaatttaatattatgttaatttacttgttttgcactctatttacaagttttatgttacattttttatttttttatatttttttaccattggtacatcaatttaccattcttatgttaatttactttgttctatctttcatttacaagtcttatgcttcatttatttttatgttttattttacacttattgTTGATTAACAAGTTTTacattatatatgtaaatttttgttttgtttactattGATAACCAATTTGACACtcatatgttaatttacttattttaccttacattttttatgtcttattttatacttaatattgatttataagttttatatcatatctataagtttttgttttgtttatcaataatatatcaatttaccacTACTATGTTGATTTGACTTATTTTACCTTCCATTTACAAatcttatatttcatttacacaatttatgttttattttacacttaatatcgatttataatttttggatCCATTGGCCGCTTTGTCTTATTTTactcttttcttctctctctctctctctctctctctctctctctctctctctccctctccctctctctcattTCCCCCCACTTTCCTTAATTTTCTCACTTCCTAAACCCCGttataaaatagatttttttaaattttattattttagagaaGTATATTTTGTACATGATGaaataactttaattaaaGGATAATACTATTTGAACCCATAAAAGTATATGTTATATGAAGATAGTTtaggaatataaaattttagatgaaAATTGGTTTGAACTTTGAAGAGTAATCTTAGGGGCTAGAGTAACGAGCTAGCTGCAATTGTTCATTATATTGTGGTGAAAATGTAAATGAAAGAGAGAGTAAGGATCTAACTGCAATTTGCCAGTACTCATCTCGCAAAAGACAAAAACTGGGGCTACGGCGTTACAGGggcacttttttttattaatcattcataatttaaataattcaaaatgagttatttccttttttttgaattatccAAATTTATCATGGATAAATCTATCAAATTtagctaaaaaaattgaaaagcaaaGATGTAATGAGATCTTTTATAAACTATTGGATGTAAAGATCATTTAcccaatatataatataagcaGGAATAATGTTGTACAAATGCAAACGCAGTAAAAAATAACGCTAATTTTCAGCGGTACTCAGAAATCCTCTTAAGCATACCAAAGGCCTTATTATCTCGGGTATATCTTCGCCGTAAAGATAATGACAAAGTACGCCTTTATCGATGACAGCCATGGCATCCTCAGTAGCAGCTCTATGATCAAAGGGTATTTTTAATGCTAAGTAATCACGAGCCATTCTTGCGAGGGTCTGATAAAATGGAGCATTGCCACGCCACCAAGCTAGTATGTCAAACTCTTCTACTACTGGTACTTTAAGCTCTTTCATATACAAATCAAGTTCTGATTTTGGTGATGAAGGTCTCCCCATGGCGTCTAGCATTTCATATGACTTTGAATTGCTGGTGTCGGTCGCCGCATATGCGTCATAAACGTCTCTAAAATCTTTATTCACTTTCTCAAGGTATCTATCAGCATCTTTTTCTCCTAGATCATACTTAAGTGATTATCCTCACAAGCTTTCATCAAGGAACTCTCCACCATTCCTTGATTGTAGTACCTACAAAGAAAACATTCACGTTGTACcctttggtacccaaatactcttgggtccttgagtgttagcaatggttccttttggaacccaaacacattttacTCCATAatatacttttcttttaataggaCAACCAAGCTTCATGTGACcgttttgattacaataatgatatacaacttgattgttaatagatgtactcttcacaaagtagttcttataatacttttgtttcaaatttggcttataaccaagtcctcctttgtcaaacacacatttttgtgaattaatcaagttatccaacatcttttgtccatttgtaaattttaaaacaatctcatttaactcattgctcttcttcttaagcatttcattttcctttttcaagtCATTTATGTGATATTCTAtatgctcatgtgaagtgctagatttctcatttgataatgcaactctatcatgcaatattttattctctaattctaggcatgtaatctttgcacatagagattcattttcattttttagctctaccattttctttttaagacatacattctttttaccaattttcatccactcatcatgcaattctttaaaaacatcatgtaattcatcataagtaagaagatcatttacctcatcaagttcatcatccgattcatctccaattgccatgagagctagattTATCATTCGAAAAGTAGTGATTATGGAGCCATCAACGATGGGAACCAGGAGAAGTACGGGTGGCGATCTTGAAGGTTGTGATAGTGCAATTGTGTGGTTGGAACCAGTGATTGTGAAGTGGCTCGATAGACTCGGGGAAGAAGATGGCTTGCTCTCGCTGGAATCACGCGGCCGATGTCCTTCAAATCGGTGTCGAGAGTGTATCGAATCAGTATTGGGTGTTGCTAGTGCGTGTGACAGCGGAGAAACTTAGggttttttgtttgcaaattgttggtgaCTTGGCGTTATGTTATTTTGCTTTTGGGTGACTTTGCAAATTATTGGTAACTTGGCATTATGTTACTTTGCTTTTGCTAGTGCGTGTgactttgcttttattttgtttacaatttttacaagttatatttgtatatttgattatttaattattttttatttaatattattattggataATGGTTAAGATATGTTATAATGCTTACGTAACTATGTAATgtcatatttataatattctttaattaaatttataataattttttaattaaataaatatatatatatatatatattttattttttttgcggATTCACGAATTTTTACGGATTTATAGAAGTAAATTCATATCCAATCTATCAACTgcgaatttttaaattttcaatccatatccaatctaCGGATCGGATTTTCACGGATCAGACAGATTGAgcggattggattggattctgaacacccctaaGATCTTTTATAAACTATCGGATGTAAAGATCATTTAcccaatatataatataagtagGAATAATGTTGTACAAGTGCAAACGCAGTCACAAATAACGCTAATTTTCAGCGGTACTCAGAAATCCTCTTAAGCATACCAAAGGCCTTATTATCTCGGGTATATCTTCGCCGTAAAGATAATGACAAAGTACGCCTTTATCGATGACAGCCATGGCACCCTCAGCAGCAGCTCTATGATCAAAAGGTAATTTTAATGCTAAGTAATCACGAGCCATTCTTGCGAGGGTCGGATAGAATGGAGCATTGCCACGCCACCAAGCTAGTATGTCAAACTGTTCGACTGCTGGTACTTTAAGCTCTTTCATATACAGATCAAGTTCTGATTTTGGTGATGAAGGCCTCCCCATGGCGTCTAGCTTTTCATATGACTTTGAATTGTCGGAGTCGGTTGCTGCATATGCATCATAAACGTCTCTAAAatcttcattaattttctCAAGGTATCTATCAGCATCACTGCCATATATCTCTTTGCAACGAAGTTGCACGCCATCCATTTTGAACCGTGGGTCGAGAACTACTGCAATAGCTCTAATCGAATAATAATTGCTAAAATATAGATAAATAGCTGCCTTCATCACTTTTTTACAAGAAAGACAATCTTCAATTGGGTGGTTGCATCGATCCTTTAATATCTTATGCACGTATGGAAGATCTACAATTATTGGAGTATCACATTTACCCGACGAAAAGCCGACAGCAGCATCcttcaagaatttcaaatgCTCGAATGTGGCAGTTACCTCATCCCATTTTTGTTCagttaaattaattgatcTAAAATCGGAATCTAATTGCCCCAGCTCAAAAAATGCTTCTTTAAAGCCCACTGCAGTCGCAAAGTACTTAAAATGTCCCCAGGGATCAGGAACACGATTGAGCGAGCAAATGGCTCTTTGTACGTCACCATCCAACTGAATTCGTTCATGTGATCCCGACTTGTTAACCACATAATGAGCACACTCCTTTAAGGACTTTATCCCATCCCTGAAGTAATCTTCGGAGGGCAATACACCATCAATATAATCCATTAAACGATCGGCATTACGCAGGCAGCCGGCAAAAGGAAGAGAACCTTGTTGACTAAACCAACTTTCCTCATCATATGCTGGATGAGTTTGAAAAGGAACAAGTacagagcatattttcccatgGATACTCAAACATGATTCTTTCACATATTCCATCGCAATGTCAGCATCATCTACCCAAAAGCTAATGATCTTGCTCTGCCGTTGCCAACTATCATCAATATAGTGTACTACCAAGAAACATGGCACATCGATGGGTCCCAAGCCGGCGCAAACGAGTTGTAAACTGAAACGACAAGAGAGGTTTTTAAGAAATTGGTGAAGattttccttctcttcttgGTAGAGTTGGAGGATTTCATCCTTCCTCGATTTTAACACCGATGGATCCAAATCATCCCAATTCTCCCCTTTCTCATCACTGGCATCTCTTTCCCTATCGGATAAGTGATCGAAATCCTCATCACTAGTATCTCGTTCTGTATTAGAGAAGTGTTTGATCAGATCATCAAtagattttttcttaataagaCTGGCTAacttttttaactcttttgtTCGTCCTTTACTCTTAGGGTTAGCTTGGCAGCTCTCTAAATGATTTTGGAGATGTATGGTTCCTTTCTTACTTGAACCGTCAAACGTCTTCTTACAATGGTTACATTCAGCCTTGACATTTCCATCTGCGTCTCTGTACTCTCTCATCTCCTCCCAAACATCTGAaggctttttccttttcttaataGCCGATGGTGATGAGCTTCCTACGTTTGGATCTCCctacataattaacaattctCAAATAAGATAAAAGGATCGATTGCATCCTCAGCCACTTAAACTTAActtcaattaatcaattaagcttaccaaatttaattatctaataCAGAGGTAAAACAAAAGATCAATCCCTACTTACGGTTTTAATTAAACTCCTCATTTGTGATTTGTCAAAAATACATGCAACTAATTGGATAATTTTGAAACAGTTGTACGCAATTAAAGAAGTGCtctaaatgaaattgaatatatgaattattataattattattatatttctgAGCAAAGTTTTGTGACAACTGATCGAACCGATAAATTCGCACGAAAAGTCTTCCCCCGTAAACcactcaaaattcaaatttgtgaTTTGTTTGGTGAATGAAAAACAGAGCAAAAATCTGATTTAGATttcattctcaattttttCTCACCATGCTAATGCTATTAATTTTTGCACaccaacaaataaataaataaaaaaaaggaataaaagaaaataaaatctaagctgaaattagatttaattaaacattCTCTGTTTacttacttttatttttagaattaattaaacattctCTCTTTacttccttttatttttataatattttttttattaatctataGAGAGTAAGACAAACGCACCTTCATGGCCAGTAGACTAGCAGTTACCAGTTTTAACACTTGAATTCACAGCCTGCAAAACAAACAGATAACATTGTTACCACATCAAACTCactcttttttgtttcaattaagTAAACCAAAGTGTGTGTGTTTATAACTCAGTAAcagtgataataataataaaacgaTTAAAGTTATGACAAAATGATACAAGATTAATACAAAAAGCTTGCTTCAAAATACTTGGTTGctgataaaattgaataagagTTGCAGATCCTGCTTTATTAGTTATCTTTTTCCTTCCAAGCTCCAACCTCTATCTCTTCAATCAGAGAACTGGTTCTATCTTGTGAGCTTtcaatgtgtgtgtgtgtataaacaAGTCTTCGAATATCTGAAGAAATTAATGAAGCTCTATTATAATTACCTACTTAGTATACTTATCTAATGATTATCAACgcttatttaatcttataagttcttatcaaaatttttgtcgctatttggttgttttttagtagaacttttaaatattaaataagtaattttaccCTTACTAGTAAAAGTTCAAATGAGAGTagaggttgaaatttttttttcttaattattaaaataataaaatatcttttatttatttgataattttatttcattctttttataatataattttaaaaaatttatttattaaagtaattttataatttttaataaaaactctcatTAACAACcaaacatataaattattttagtataaACTCTACTTATAtaagttttactaacaaaaattttatttattgaagcTCTTTTTAAAAAACCATATCAAATAAGCCTATGTCTGTGATGAATACCATATTGCCAATATGGTTCAAAGAGCTAATGAAAAAAGCTGACTAAAATGGGTCACTTGACACTTGTTCTATCCCTACAATTTCCTCTGTAGCGCTACTTTTACTTTAGTGATTTTTTTGcttatcttttctttatttcctttttatttctttttattttcttaaattctaaGTAATCAGTACTTTAGATaaggtattttttttaaaaaaaaaatctaaaataaaggataaacaaccatcaaatttttttaataagctAATATGTGGCATAAAAGtgttaattgaataaatacaAACGATCAATATTAATTGGATTTTGTGGAAAGTTAGTGTAAAGTCACATCTCTATATATCTATATCGGGCTAGAGACTGAGCGAAATattactcaaataatttaGACAAATTCAactaaaatggaaaaaattagaaataactaaaaagaCTTAATAGCAATTAATAGATATTTGTTTGTATAGAAGTCTTCTAAGCTCCGAAGAAATTAATTAGCCTTATTATA encodes:
- the LOC107177145 gene encoding zinc finger BED domain-containing protein RICESLEEPER 2-like is translated as MKGDPNVGSSSPSAIKKRKKPSDVWEEMREYRDADGNVKAECNHCKKTFDGSSKKGTIHLQNHLESCQANPKSKGRTKELKKLASLIKKKSIDDLIKHFSNTERDTSDEDFDHLSDRERDASDEKGENWDDLDPSVLKSRKDEILQLYQEEKENLHQFLKNLSCRFSLQLVCAGLGPIDVPCFLVVHYIDDSWQRQSKIISFWVDDADIAMEYVKESCLSIHGKICSVLVPFQTHPAYDEESWFSQQGSLPFAGCLRNADRLMDYIDGVLPSEDYFRDGIKSLKECAHYVVNKSGSHERIQLDGDVQRAICSLNRVPDPWGHFKYFATAVGFKEAFFELGQLDSDFRSINLTEQKWDEVTATFEHLKFLKDAAVGFSSGKCDTPIIVDLPYVHKILKDRCNHPIEDCLSCKKVMKAAIYLYFSNYYSIRAIAVVLDPRFKMDGVQLRCKEIYGSDADRYLEKINEDFRDVYDAYAATDSDNSKSYEKLDAMGRPSSPKSELDLYMKELKVPAVEQFDILAWWRGNAPFYPTLARMARDYLALKLPFDHRAAAEGAMAVIDKGVLCHYLYGEDIPEIIRPLVCLRGFLSTAEN